Part of the Stackebrandtia endophytica genome is shown below.
GCACCGCGAACGCCAGGTACGGGTTGGCGGCGGAATCCAGCGACCGCAGCTCAACCCTGGCGGAGTTCGGTTTGCCGTATGCGGGCACCCGCACCAGCGCCGACCGGTTGCGGTGCCCCCAGCAGACGTACGCGGGAGACTCGGTGACCTGGTTGGCCAGCGGCATCGGGAACAGCCGCTTATAGGAGTTGACCCACTGGTTGGTGATGGCGGTGTACTCGGGGGCGTGGTGCAACAGCCCGGCGATGAAGGCCTTACCGGTCTTGGACAGCTTGATCTCGTCCATCGGGTCGTGAAACGCGTTGTTCTCGCCCTCGAACAGCGACATGTGGGTGTGCATGCCGCTGCCGGGTTGATCGGTGAACGGTTTGGGCATGAAACTGGCCTGCACGTCGGAGGAGGTCGCGACCTCCTTGACGACGTGCCGGAAGGTCATGATGTTGTCGGCGGTGGCCAGCGCGTCGGCGTAGCGCAGGTCGATCTCCTGTTGGCCGGGCGCGACCTCGTGGTGGCTGAACTCGACGGATATCCCGATGCGTTCCAACGCCAGGATCGCCTGCCGCCGGAAGTCGCGCGCGGCGGCGTGGGTGGTGTGGTCGAAGTAGCCACCCTCGTCGACGGGGACGAGTTGACCGTCGGGCCCCAGCTCCGGTTTGAACAGGAAGAACTCGATCTCCGGGTGGGTGTAGAAGGTGAACCCCTTGTCGGCGGCTCGTCCCAGCGCACGGCGCAGCACGTGGCGGGGATCGGCCCAGCTGGGCGCGCCGTCGGGGGTGACGATGTCGCAGAAGATGCGAGCGCTCTCACCGATGCCGGTGCCCTCGAACGGGAAGACCTGAAACGTCGTCGGGTCGGGGATCGCGACCATGTCGGACTCGTAGACCCGGGCGAATCCCTCGACCGCGGAGCCGTCGAAGCCGACGCCCTCGTCGAAGGCGGACTCGAGTTCCGCCGGTGCGACACTGACCGATTTCAGGGTGCCCAACACGTCGGTGAACCACAATCGGACGAACCGGATGTCGCGTTCCTCCAATGTGCGGAGTACGAACTCCTGTTGCCGTTCCATCAGTCAATGCCTCCTGGCAGTGGTGTCACCTCACCGGTGGCCCGTCGACGTTTCCGCCGCCGCCGGTTCGGCGGTCATCGGCCCTAGTGTGCCTTGCCGGTATTTCAGGCGTGTTTCCCACCTCAGTGTTCTGGCGGCGCGTTTCGAGGTAGTGCCAGTATGGACGTCATGGCTTTCGAAGACGTGAGTTTGCCCGACGTGACGGGCCTGTCGGTCGGCATCCTCGGTGGTACCGGTGCCCAGGGCAAGGGGTTGGGTTACCGGCTCGCCAGGGCCGGTCATCCCGTCGTGATCGGTTCTCGGGACGCGGCGAGAGCTCGGGACACCGCTCGTACCCTGGCCGCCATGCCCCGGGTCGAGGACGGCCTGGTCAGCGGCGCCGACAACGTCGGAGCGTGCGCGGCCGACGTCGTCATCGTCGCGGTCCCGTGGGCCGGGCACGCGGACCTGTTGGCGGAGCTGGCCGAACCGTTGTCGGGCCGGATCGTCGTCGACTGTGTGAACCCGTTGGGGTTCGACAAGCAGGGTGCCTTCCCGCTGTCGGTTCCCGAAGGCAGCGCCGCCCAACAGACCGCCCGGCTGCTGCCGGAGTCGCGGGTGACGGCCGCGTTCCACCACGTGTCGGCGGTGCTGCTGTCGGATCCGACGATCGATCTGCTGGCCACCGACATCCTGGTGCTGGGCGACGACCGGAAGGCGGCCGCAACCGTGCAGGCGTTGGCCACTCGGATCGAGGGCATGCGGGGGGTGTTCGCCGGACGGCTGCGCAACGCCCATCAGGTGGAGGCGATGACCGCCAACCTGATCGCGATCAACCGTCGCTACAAGGCGCACGTGGGAATCCGGGTCACCGACATCTGACATCTCGAACCGGCCAAGGATTCACACCAATGTCACCAGGCCGGGGACATAGGGGCTGATCTCGATTCGGGTGATGAGCCCGGCCGCGGTTCGGAAGCCGATCAGGGCGAGCGGGTGGCCACCGGGTGCGATGAGCGCACCGGGTCGACCGGTGACGAGGACCGGTGTCGCCGCCGCGATGCGGTCGATGAAGGTCTTCGTCTCCTCGGCGATCGAGGCGGCACCGTGTACCTCGGTTCTCCCGCCGACCGGCAGCAGGAGCCGGTCGGCGATGCGAATCGCGTCCGGCGCCATCAGGTGGATCATCGCGGGGATATCGCCGCCGCGTGCGGCGGCCAGGAACGCCTCGACGATGTGACGCTGTTCGGGGGCGGCATCGGCCTCGGTGGGTTCCGTCCCGTGCAGCTTCACCCGAGCGCGACTGGCCAGCTTCTTCGCCGAGACCACCGTCACCTCCAGGGCTGCGGCGATCTGGTCGAACGGGACCGCGAACAGATCGTGGAGGACGTAAGCGACCCGTTGCCTGGGCGACAGCTCGTTGAGCAGGACCATCAACGCCCGGGACACGTTCTCCCGCTGAAGGAACTCCTCGTCGGCACCGAGCTGCTCCGTGGGAAGGCCGTCGGCCGGCAGCGGGGTTTCCGCCCGTCGGGCACGGGCGCGTAGCAGGTCGAGGCACGACCGGACGGTCACGGTGGTGAACCAGCCGTCGGGGTTGTTCACCGCCGTCGTGCTCGCCTGCACCTTCAACCAGGCCGTCTGAACCATGTCCTCGGCGTCGTGACGCGACCCGACGATGCGGTGGGCCAGTGAGGTCAACCGGGGACGCGCGGCCTCGAAGTTCTCGACAAGTTCCACCTGCACGGTCACCTTTCATACATCCGGTTCGTCAGAGGGTGTGGACGACACCAATTCCGACGACAGCCGCGAGGAGGCACCATGAGCGTACACATCGTCCGATTCACGACCGAGCCTGAGAATGTTTCCGCAGTTGAGGAGGCCATAGGAGATCTGTTCACCGCAATCGACGCGGTCAAACCGTCCGGCATCGACTACACGGCGATCCGGGTGGGCGACAGTGAATTCCTCCTGATCCTTCGCCTGGACGACGCCGAGGTCAATCCGCTGACCGCCATTCCCGAAGCGATCGCTCTCCGAACCCGGATCGCCGACTGGTCCGGTGGACCGGTCCCTCCCGTTCGGAGCCAGGTACTCGGGCGGTACTCCCGGTGAGTTCCCTGCTGCACAACGCATTGCTGATCGGGACCGTCCTCTGTATCGTCGCCAACGCCGTCGAGACGGTCGCGAAGGCGATGCGAGCCCGGTTCGTCCTGGAGAACTCCGCAGCCGTCGGTCTCGACGAGCGATGGCTGCCCTCCCTCGCCGTGCTTGAGGGTTTGGGTGTGGCGGGGCTCGTCCTGGGCCTCCTTTGGATTCCGCCGTTGGGTTTGGCCGCCGCCGTGGGGCTGGTGCTCTTCTTCGTGGTCGCGATCGTCGTGCACTGTCGAGCGCGGGTTCTGTCCAATCTCGCCTTCCCGTCGACTTTCCTGGTTCTGGCGGTGGCGGCGACCGGGTACTTCGCGGTGTACGGCGGTTGAGGGCGGTCCCTTGATCAACGGCGCCCAGTCGAGGTGAAATCCTGAACCGGTGACGGCTACTTCGGAGAACGACGTGAAGGACGACCTGGGCCGGGAGTATGCGGGTTCGGCGGCGCGGCGTGTGGTGTCGCTGGTGCCGTCGATCACCGAGGCGGTCGCACTGGCAGCACCCGAGCTGCTGGTGGGTGCCACCGAGTACTGCACGCATCCGGCCGGGATGTCGGTTCCCCGGGTCGGCGGCAGCAAGTATCCCGACGTCGCGGCGGTGCTGGACTGCCGACCCGATCTGGTTCTGGCCAACGCCGAGGAGAACCGGCGCGAGGACGTCGAGGCGCTGGAGGCGGCCGGGATCGCGGTGTGGGTGTGTTTCCCGGTCGACGTTCCCAGCGCGTTGGACTCCGCCGCCCGGATGTTCCGGTACGCGTTGCGGTTGCCCGAGCCCGACTGGATCGAGCGGGCGCGACAGGCGTGGGCGGAACCGTCACCGGTGACCCGCCGCGCCGTCATACCGATCTGGCGACGCCCCTGGATGGTGTTGGGCGCGGGGACGTTCGCCGGTGACGTGCTGCACCGCCTGGGGGTGGCGAACGTGTTCGCCTCCGCCGAGGAGCCCTACCCGAAGGTGACGCTGGAGCAGATCCGGGAGGCCGAGCCCGACCTCATGGTGTTGCCCGACGAACCGTATCGGTTCACCGAGCGGGACGGTCCGGAGAGTTTCGCGCCGATCCCCAGCAGTCTGGTCACCGGTCGCCTCCTCACGTGGCACGGACCGAGCCTGGCCGATGCCCGCGAGGTGTTGGAGACCGAACTGCGCCGGACGATCGGTTGAGCCGCTACAGGTCGTCGTCGCGGTCGGCGGAGCTTCGTCTCAAGGCGGTGGCGCCCAGGCCGGCGACGATCAGTGCCAGCAGGATCAACACCACCGGCATGGGGTCAAGCCGCGTCAACCGGCTCACCAGTTGCGCGACGAACGGCGTGGCCATCCCCAGCAGGGCCACCACGGCGATCGCTCGCCGGTTGCGACGCATCCACTCCACTTGACTGTCCTTTCACCAATCGGGCTGACGAGATCGAGTCGGTCGACGAGCCGCGGAGACCGCGTCGGCGCCGAACCAGCCAGGTCACCGTCAATCCCAGCAGTCCCACCAGGGTGGCCAGGCCACTGGCCAGCGGCAGTTTCTCCGGTTCCAGTACGGCACCACCCACGGCGGTGAATCCGATCGCCCCCGGAATGGTCCCCAACAGGGTCCCGATGAGGAAGTGACGGTAACGCACCGTCGCGACGCCCGCCGCATAGGAGGTGATGCCGTAGTGCGCGACCGGGATCATCCGCACGATCCAGATGCCGAGGATTCCGTCGCGTTCCAACCAGGAGTCGACGTTGGCCAGTTGACGTTTCAACCAGCCGACCGAACGGGCGCGAAGCCCCCGGGTCGCCGGTTCGATCGGATGTGCCGTGGCCGACCAGGCACTCAGCTTCACCGCGACGTATTCCCTGCCCAACAGTCGTCCCAGCGCGAAACCGGTCGAGGCGCCGATCAGCGCGCCCACGGTGATGTAGACGGCTGCCGGAAACCAACCGAACAGCATTCCGACCGTGATGGCCAGAACGGTGCGGGGAACCATGATCAGGATCGCCAGGGCGACTCCCGCGATCGCGACGACCGAGCCGATCGGTCCCAGGCCGATGGCGGCCCGCTGCAACGCCTGTAGGTCGGGGGAGCCGAACAGTGCGACGGCCGCGGCCGCGACGGTGATGCCCGCCGCGAGGGCACCGAACTTCCAGACCGCCCATCGAGGACGATTCACCGGGGTTGCGAGCCCGACTCGGGGCGTATCGGTACCGGATAGTGCCGAAGCCGACCGGTCGGCAGAATCCTCCTCCACGCGACCTAACCTACCCGGCCGACTTTCGTACCGGTCGACGGCTTGGTCGGGGGAACCGGTGGTCGAAGACACCGTGGTGTCGCTCCGCACCTCACTGTGAGGTGCGACTCAACGCGGAGTCGTCCGAGTCGCGGTCGGTGGCGTAACCGTTCGCCTGTATGCGAAACAGTTCGGCGTATCTGCCGTCCAGGGCCATCAGTTCGTCGTGGGTCCCGGACTCGCTGATCCGGCCGTCGGCCATGACGTGGATTCGGTCGGCGGATCGGACGTTGGCGAAACGGTGGGATATGAGCAGTACGGTGCGGCCGGCGCAGAGTCGACGAATGTCGTCGAAGAGCTCCCGTTCGGCGCGCGGATCCAGAGCCGAGGTCGGTTCGTCGAGGATGAGCAGCGCCGAGTCTCGGAAGAAGGCGCGTGCCAGCGCCAGCCGTTGCCATTGGCCGCCGGACAGTTCCACTCCGCCGAGGAACTGGCTGCCCAATTGGGTGTCGTATCCATCGGGAAGTGCCTCGATGAAGTCGGTGGCGCGGGCTCGGCTCGCCGCCGACCGGATCGCGGCGTCGTCGTCGCGGCGTTCCGGCCGTCCCATCGCGATGTTGTCGCCGACTGACAGTCGATACTGGACGAAATCCTGGAAGACCGCCGCGACGTGGTCGCGTCGGGCCAGCGAGGCGGCCTCGGTCATCGGCACGCCGTCCCAGCCGACCACCCCACCGGTCGACTGGTAGAGGCCGGCGATGACCTTGGCCAATGTCGTCTTGCCGGAGCCGTTCTCCCCGACCAACGCGACGACCTCTCCGGCGGACAGTCGCATGTCGATGCCGCACAGCGTGTCGGCCGACCGACTCGGATAGCGGAACCGCACGTCGGTCAGTTCGATGGTGCTGAAGGCCTCGGCGGTGCCGACGGCGGCGGCCGTGGGGGTGGGGCGGTCGCCGAGGAAGCCGACCAGGTCCTCGACGAACAGGATGCACTCGTGCAGCTGGAGCACACTCTCGGCGGCGGCGATCAATCGCTGGTTGACCAGTACGATCGCCACGAATACGGCGCCGGCTTCGGCGACGGTCAGCCATTCTTGAGCGACCATCAGGCCCGCCAACAGCATGACCGCCGCCACCACCGTCGCATTGGCGAGGTTTCCCAGCGAGGCCGCGGCGGTGCGGCGTCGGGTCATGACCCGGACCGCGTCGAGACGCCTGTCGTACAGATCGTCCACATAGCCGCGCAGGAACGGCGTCGACTGACAGGTCCGCAGTTCGGCGGCGTTCTCGCGATTGGTGATCAGGAAACTCAGGTAGCTACGGTTTCGGTCCATATGGGTCATTCGATAGTTGAACGCGTACAGCATCCGGTTGGATCGACTCGTGGCCATCCACAGTGGCACCGCAGAGGTCAGCAGCAGCAGTCCCAGCAGCGGGCTGATCACCAACAGCGCCACCAGAACCCCCATCGCGGCCACGCCCGAGGTGATCGCCCCGAGAAGACCCGATGCCAGTTGCAGGGGACGGAATTCGGCGGTGACGGTCGCCCGCTCGAGTCTGTTGTAGAACTCGGGCTTCTCGAAGGCCTCCAGGTTCACGCGGGCGGCGACGTCCAATACCCGGGTCTGCGCGTGGCGCCCCACCAGCTCCCCTACCACGCGTTCACGTTCGAGTTGGAATGACGCGATGAACTTCACGCCCGCGGTCAACGCCACCAACAGCAGCAGATCCCGAATGGTCGACGCCGGAACACCACCGTCGCCATCGGCCAGAACCGTCTGCAACGCGCTGTTGGTCAACAACACCTGGAACGCGCCACCGACACCCATCAGCAACGCACCCGCCACGACCAGGCAGGAGTCGCGTGGCGCACTGGTCCACACCATTCGGGTCGCCTGGCCGGTCAGCCAGATCTGTCGACGCAGGCTGATCCTGCCCACCGGCTGGTTGACCTCATCGAGGAGTCCGGGCATGTTGTTCCCTCACTGTCTGGTCGACGGCGTCGGCGCCAAGGTCAGTATCGAGGGAACTCGATGGGGGTTCGCCAGGCGGAGCAACCCGTACCCGATGCCCGCCAGGCCGACCATGAGGCTCGGCGCCGCCTCACCGAACGGGAGTCCACATTGCCATCCCTGTGTCCGGATCGAGTCCAGAATCGCGGCACCCCAACGGTTCGTCTCCTGTCGCAGGTGCGATCCGGTCGCATGGTTCGCCGCCTCCAAGAAGAAGTCCACTGTGCCCAGGTCACCGTGGCACAGGGAATGCGAACCGCCGTATCCGATGGTTCGCGCGTTGTTCAACGCGGCGGTGATTTCATCGTCGACCCGTTGGTCACCGGCCAAGACCGTGCCGCGAAGCCCCAGCCGGGCCAACCCGATACCCACCGCGCCGTGACACCACGCCGAGATGACGGCCGCACCGTCGTCCTCTCGCAGGTCGCGCCAGGCACCGACGGCGGTGTCGAACAGACTGCGTTCATAGTCGACGGCCGCTCGGCAAACGTCGGCGTAGCGGTCGTCTCCAAGGAGGCGATGGGCCTCCCCCAGTGCCCAGGCGATCCCGGCCGTGCCGTGCCCGAACCCCGACAACGGTCCGGAGGCGAGACTGTGCTCGGCGATCAACGCGGGCATCCAACCGACACCGGGCGACTGTGCCGCCGCCGCGGTGACGAGGTGGTCCGCGGCGGCGCGGATCACCGCGGCCGCCGGACCGTCGGGTCGCCGTTGATGCAGGATCCGCAGCGCGGCAATGGTTCCGGCCGCACCTCCGACAACGTCGAACTCGGCGTCGGAATCGACCACATCGAGGGTTCGAGCCGCCAGGTCGTCGGCGACATCGCGCAGCGACTCGTCGTCAAGCAGGTCTGCCAGGCGACAGAAGCCGTGGGCGATGCCGGGAAGTCCTGCCATACCGTGCATGACGTAGCCGCCGTCGCGGTCGACCTGTCGCCGGATGGTCACGACGGCCCGGCGAGCCAGCCGGACATAAGAACCGTCACCGGTGGCATCGCCCAACTCGGCCAGGAACACCGCCACTCCGGTCAATCCGTTGAAAAGGTCCGGCGTCAACGGCCCCGGTTTCCAATTGCGTCCCATCTGGGAGCTCAAGCCCAACCATTGGGCGCTGGATCCGGACATGTGGGCGTCGGTGACCAAGCGGTCGCCGATCCGTATCGCCGCCTCGATGAACGCTTCGGAGGGTTCATCGGTTTTCGACCGCGCCAGTTCATAATCCGGGTACTCGAACCGGGCTGCCGTGTTCATGGTGGCGGCGGCCAACGAGCTGCGGATGAGCGACAGCTGTGCCCGCAGATGGTTGTCGTCCCAGGCCAGTAGACCGTCACGGGCCAGGTCCAGCCCGGCGGTAAGCGGCACCCCTTCGACCTCGGCACCGTCGCTGTCGAACAGTACGTCGCCGTCCGCCGTGGCGCCGAAGTAGGGAATGTCATTGCACCACAGGTCACGACGTTCAGCCGCGACCGCCGGCGCCAGGTCGGGGATCAAGGTGATCCGTCGCCACAGGTGGTCGAAGTGGCGATCGCGTTCCAAGGCGTCTCGCAGCACATCGGGATGGAACGCGGTACGCAGCAGGGTCCCGTAGATGACGGTCGACTGCAGCAGGACCCGCACCGGGGCGCCCTCGAATCGGGACAGCGGACCGGAATCCGACAGCAGTTCGGTTCGCCGTCGGCGGCACAGTCGGTGCATATCGGTGTAACCGGCCGCCAGATCGTCGGCGTAGTCGAGCAGATTGATCGACGCCTCCTTATCAACCGGGCGATGGTCGGGCATGTCCATGTCGACCCGGCCGAGTTTCACCCGCATCGCATCGGTGCCGAATTCGGCCAGCATGGGAACCGGTATGGAGGTCTGTTGCCCGGGTCGATGACCCAGTCCGCTCAGATCAACCGAGCGTCCATCCCGGGTGACCCAGACGGGGGTGGGTAGCAGCCCGACTTGCAGAACCGACGACTCGGCGACCTCGTGAACCAGGTGTTCTGCGGGTGACAGATCGGTGCCGACAGGCAGTCGTGGTTGCAGGAGGGTCTCCAGGTCGATGACGACCGGGTGCTCGCCGACGGCGATCAGGTTCTCGGCGTGCATGTCGTTGGCCCGCAACAACCCCAGCAACGCCAGGAGTGCGCCCTGCCGGTGGTAGAAGCGCCGAACCGCCGCTTGGCCGACGCAGGGTTGCGCGACGAGGAACTCACTCCAACCGTATTCGCCGCGGTCAAGAGACTTGGCAACCCGCAACGGATGGGCCAGACCCGACCGGTTCAACCAGCCCACCAGGTCGGCAAAGGCGGCGTCCAGACGCATAGAACGTGGTTTGTACACCAGCTTCAGGCCGCTGGCCCAGCGGACGATCGCCACCGACTGTCCCTTGAGGTGGTGGTCGCCGGCGTTGGTGCTGATCGACTCCACGGCTCCCGGGTCGGCGCCGTCGGCGAAATGCCGCCCGAGCAGGGACGCGTCGGCCACGATCCGTCGCACCAGACGCAGGTTGACGGTATGCCACTGCCGCACGGCGACCGTGATCTGCCGGGTCAAGACGGGGTACTCGGCGAAGAGGCGGCGTTGCCGGGTGGCGTCACGCATACCGGTCATGAACTGGGCGAAGCGGCCGTCGGGATGTTCGGCGGTCAACTCGCCCCGATGGCGGGCCAGGTGCAGCTCCAGGGCCATGGTGCGGCCCAGCATCCGATGCACCTGCCACAGTAGATCGTCGGTGAACCCGTCGACGAGTTCGGTCGGGTCGAACCGCTCGGTATCGCCGACCAGGGCGGTCAGATCCTCACGCAGTCGTTCGACGGTGGGAAAGATCAGACGCCCCGCGACGGGTGCGGCGAAGTACGGCGCGTCCGGCTCCGGCTCAGGCGCCGACAAGTCGGCGTGGTCGTCGGGAGTGGACCGTTCGCCGAACGCCCCGTCCTCGATCCAGTCAGCCGGCGGCAGGCGGTCGGTCAGGCTCGCGGCGGTCTCACCGAGCAGGCTGACCATCACCTCTTCGGTCAAGCCCTCGGCGGCCAGTCGGCTACGCCAGTGCCGGTCGTCGTCGA
Proteins encoded:
- the glnA gene encoding type I glutamate--ammonia ligase — protein: MERQQEFVLRTLEERDIRFVRLWFTDVLGTLKSVSVAPAELESAFDEGVGFDGSAVEGFARVYESDMVAIPDPTTFQVFPFEGTGIGESARIFCDIVTPDGAPSWADPRHVLRRALGRAADKGFTFYTHPEIEFFLFKPELGPDGQLVPVDEGGYFDHTTHAAARDFRRQAILALERIGISVEFSHHEVAPGQQEIDLRYADALATADNIMTFRHVVKEVATSSDVQASFMPKPFTDQPGSGMHTHMSLFEGENNAFHDPMDEIKLSKTGKAFIAGLLHHAPEYTAITNQWVNSYKRLFPMPLANQVTESPAYVCWGHRNRSALVRVPAYGKPNSARVELRSLDSAANPYLAFAVLLGAGLKGIEEGYELPPGTEDDVWALSDRERRAAGYRQLPANLAEAIDAMSESDLVAEVLGEHVFDFFLKNKQAEWDEYRRQVTAYELARYRDL
- the npdG gene encoding NADPH-dependent F420 reductase, with the translated sequence MAFEDVSLPDVTGLSVGILGGTGAQGKGLGYRLARAGHPVVIGSRDAARARDTARTLAAMPRVEDGLVSGADNVGACAADVVIVAVPWAGHADLLAELAEPLSGRIVVDCVNPLGFDKQGAFPLSVPEGSAAQQTARLLPESRVTAAFHHVSAVLLSDPTIDLLATDILVLGDDRKAAATVQALATRIEGMRGVFAGRLRNAHQVEAMTANLIAINRRYKAHVGIRVTDI
- a CDS encoding sigma-70 family RNA polymerase sigma factor, which translates into the protein MELVENFEAARPRLTSLAHRIVGSRHDAEDMVQTAWLKVQASTTAVNNPDGWFTTVTVRSCLDLLRARARRAETPLPADGLPTEQLGADEEFLQRENVSRALMVLLNELSPRQRVAYVLHDLFAVPFDQIAAALEVTVVSAKKLASRARVKLHGTEPTEADAAPEQRHIVEAFLAAARGGDIPAMIHLMAPDAIRIADRLLLPVGGRTEVHGAASIAEETKTFIDRIAAATPVLVTGRPGALIAPGGHPLALIGFRTAAGLITRIEISPYVPGLVTLV
- a CDS encoding DoxX family protein, which encodes MSSLLHNALLIGTVLCIVANAVETVAKAMRARFVLENSAAVGLDERWLPSLAVLEGLGVAGLVLGLLWIPPLGLAAAVGLVLFFVVAIVVHCRARVLSNLAFPSTFLVLAVAATGYFAVYGG
- a CDS encoding helical backbone metal receptor; the encoded protein is MKDDLGREYAGSAARRVVSLVPSITEAVALAAPELLVGATEYCTHPAGMSVPRVGGSKYPDVAAVLDCRPDLVLANAEENRREDVEALEAAGIAVWVCFPVDVPSALDSAARMFRYALRLPEPDWIERARQAWAEPSPVTRRAVIPIWRRPWMVLGAGTFAGDVLHRLGVANVFASAEEPYPKVTLEQIREAEPDLMVLPDEPYRFTERDGPESFAPIPSSLVTGRLLTWHGPSLADAREVLETELRRTIG
- a CDS encoding TVP38/TMEM64 family protein, coding for MEEDSADRSASALSGTDTPRVGLATPVNRPRWAVWKFGALAAGITVAAAAVALFGSPDLQALQRAAIGLGPIGSVVAIAGVALAILIMVPRTVLAITVGMLFGWFPAAVYITVGALIGASTGFALGRLLGREYVAVKLSAWSATAHPIEPATRGLRARSVGWLKRQLANVDSWLERDGILGIWIVRMIPVAHYGITSYAAGVATVRYRHFLIGTLLGTIPGAIGFTAVGGAVLEPEKLPLASGLATLVGLLGLTVTWLVRRRRGLRGSSTDSISSARLVKGQSSGVDASQPASDRRGGPAGDGHAVRRATGEPVDAA
- a CDS encoding ABC transporter ATP-binding protein, with the protein product MPGLLDEVNQPVGRISLRRQIWLTGQATRMVWTSAPRDSCLVVAGALLMGVGGAFQVLLTNSALQTVLADGDGGVPASTIRDLLLLVALTAGVKFIASFQLERERVVGELVGRHAQTRVLDVAARVNLEAFEKPEFYNRLERATVTAEFRPLQLASGLLGAITSGVAAMGVLVALLVISPLLGLLLLTSAVPLWMATSRSNRMLYAFNYRMTHMDRNRSYLSFLITNRENAAELRTCQSTPFLRGYVDDLYDRRLDAVRVMTRRRTAAASLGNLANATVVAAVMLLAGLMVAQEWLTVAEAGAVFVAIVLVNQRLIAAAESVLQLHECILFVEDLVGFLGDRPTPTAAAVGTAEAFSTIELTDVRFRYPSRSADTLCGIDMRLSAGEVVALVGENGSGKTTLAKVIAGLYQSTGGVVGWDGVPMTEAASLARRDHVAAVFQDFVQYRLSVGDNIAMGRPERRDDDAAIRSAASRARATDFIEALPDGYDTQLGSQFLGGVELSGGQWQRLALARAFFRDSALLILDEPTSALDPRAERELFDDIRRLCAGRTVLLISHRFANVRSADRIHVMADGRISESGTHDELMALDGRYAELFRIQANGYATDRDSDDSALSRTSQ
- a CDS encoding type 2 lanthipeptide synthetase LanM family protein; the encoded protein is MESLDPTAVHGLATPLIDRLGPSVPVTTDAARGRRRLTRWREKGGLDDDRHWRSRLAAEGLTEEVMVSLLGETAASLTDRLPPADWIEDGAFGERSTPDDHADLSAPEPEPDAPYFAAPVAGRLIFPTVERLREDLTALVGDTERFDPTELVDGFTDDLLWQVHRMLGRTMALELHLARHRGELTAEHPDGRFAQFMTGMRDATRQRRLFAEYPVLTRQITVAVRQWHTVNLRLVRRIVADASLLGRHFADGADPGAVESISTNAGDHHLKGQSVAIVRWASGLKLVYKPRSMRLDAAFADLVGWLNRSGLAHPLRVAKSLDRGEYGWSEFLVAQPCVGQAAVRRFYHRQGALLALLGLLRANDMHAENLIAVGEHPVVIDLETLLQPRLPVGTDLSPAEHLVHEVAESSVLQVGLLPTPVWVTRDGRSVDLSGLGHRPGQQTSIPVPMLAEFGTDAMRVKLGRVDMDMPDHRPVDKEASINLLDYADDLAAGYTDMHRLCRRRRTELLSDSGPLSRFEGAPVRVLLQSTVIYGTLLRTAFHPDVLRDALERDRHFDHLWRRITLIPDLAPAVAAERRDLWCNDIPYFGATADGDVLFDSDGAEVEGVPLTAGLDLARDGLLAWDDNHLRAQLSLIRSSLAAATMNTAARFEYPDYELARSKTDEPSEAFIEAAIRIGDRLVTDAHMSGSSAQWLGLSSQMGRNWKPGPLTPDLFNGLTGVAVFLAELGDATGDGSYVRLARRAVVTIRRQVDRDGGYVMHGMAGLPGIAHGFCRLADLLDDESLRDVADDLAARTLDVVDSDAEFDVVGGAAGTIAALRILHQRRPDGPAAAVIRAAADHLVTAAAAQSPGVGWMPALIAEHSLASGPLSGFGHGTAGIAWALGEAHRLLGDDRYADVCRAAVDYERSLFDTAVGAWRDLREDDGAAVISAWCHGAVGIGLARLGLRGTVLAGDQRVDDEITAALNNARTIGYGGSHSLCHGDLGTVDFFLEAANHATGSHLRQETNRWGAAILDSIRTQGWQCGLPFGEAAPSLMVGLAGIGYGLLRLANPHRVPSILTLAPTPSTRQ